From Streptomyces durmitorensis, a single genomic window includes:
- a CDS encoding TetR/AcrR family transcriptional regulator — MGVKEQRERKPRADVQRNRAALLEAAQRHFLKDGVGASLEGVAKEAGVGPATLYRHFPTREALLAAVLQMRSEELVARRAEIARLGDASERLRQWLRAMEEYFSAFSGLPEPLMTAAREREPDNPLTLPCDDLIATTDEYLRAAQAAGRARPSVKGYDLYLAAVSTAWISGTGATDEESLGRLRTLIESGYREQND; from the coding sequence ATGGGCGTCAAGGAACAGCGAGAGCGCAAGCCCCGTGCGGACGTCCAGCGCAACCGTGCGGCCCTCCTGGAAGCGGCGCAGCGTCACTTCCTGAAGGACGGCGTCGGTGCCTCCCTGGAGGGGGTCGCCAAGGAGGCGGGTGTCGGGCCCGCCACGCTGTACAGGCACTTCCCGACCCGGGAGGCGCTGCTGGCGGCCGTGCTCCAGATGCGCTCCGAGGAGCTGGTGGCCCGCCGGGCGGAGATCGCGCGGCTCGGTGACGCCTCCGAGAGGCTGCGGCAGTGGCTGCGCGCGATGGAGGAGTACTTCAGCGCCTTCAGCGGGCTGCCGGAACCGCTCATGACCGCGGCCAGGGAGCGGGAGCCGGACAACCCGCTCACCCTCCCCTGTGACGACCTCATCGCCACCACCGACGAGTATCTGCGCGCCGCGCAGGCCGCAGGGCGCGCGCGGCCCTCGGTGAAGGGGTACGACCTGTACCTCGCGGCCGTCTCCACCGCCTGGATCAGCGGCACGGGCGCCACCGATGAAGAATCGCTCGGCCGCCTGCGCACGCTCATCGAGAGCGGATACCGCGAACAGAACGACTAG
- a CDS encoding nitroreductase produces the protein MPGTASPITDIVRSRYSVRKFHPTPLPPSDIRGVLEDAQAAPSNCNTQPWTVHVVSGAARDALSKELLKADEEERFSSDFSFSYADFGEGAYLDRAHDHAATVYGALGIPRSDRAARNAHARENLDFHGAPHAAFLFMPAFGDGVRVAGDIGMYAQNFLLSLTARGLGGIPQTMLGMYADTVREFLGVPEDLKLLFGISFGTADLAAPANSFHMGRIPLEQSVVLHDTPGILDAQ, from the coding sequence GTGCCCGGCACAGCTTCGCCCATTACCGACATCGTGCGCTCCCGGTACTCCGTCCGGAAGTTCCACCCCACACCGCTGCCCCCGTCGGACATCCGCGGCGTGCTGGAAGACGCTCAAGCCGCCCCTTCGAACTGCAACACCCAGCCCTGGACGGTGCATGTCGTCTCGGGCGCGGCGCGCGACGCCCTGAGCAAGGAACTGCTCAAGGCCGATGAGGAGGAGCGGTTCTCCTCGGACTTCTCCTTCAGCTACGCCGACTTCGGCGAGGGTGCCTATCTCGACCGGGCGCACGACCACGCCGCGACCGTGTACGGGGCTCTGGGGATACCCCGCTCGGACCGGGCAGCAAGGAACGCCCATGCCCGGGAGAACCTGGACTTCCACGGAGCCCCCCACGCCGCGTTTCTCTTCATGCCCGCGTTCGGCGACGGCGTGCGGGTGGCCGGTGACATCGGCATGTACGCCCAGAACTTCCTGCTCTCACTGACCGCCCGGGGACTCGGCGGCATTCCGCAGACCATGCTCGGGATGTACGCCGACACCGTCCGCGAGTTCCTGGGCGTTCCCGAGGATCTCAAGCTGCTGTTCGGCATCTCCTTCGGTACCGCCGACCTGGCCGCACCGGCGAACAGCTTCCACATGGGACGCATCCCGCTCGAACAGAGTGTCGTCCTGCACGACACCCCTGGAATCCTCGACGCGCAGTAG
- a CDS encoding DUF4352 domain-containing protein, with protein sequence MRQMRRVSAVLLSACAVLVVGAAGPQTMATSAGATVAASSTGRQSVDGPSPREPGVGTTLSLTGIGSGERLDVTVVKVVDPARTANEFLVPDAGNRYVAVQFRLKNTGDDPYKDSPSNGAALVDADGQHFDAALIAETTAGPSFPGALSISPGDTALGFITFELPTSARPVQLQFSMNSGFSDDVGEWSLVSPPK encoded by the coding sequence ATGCGTCAGATGCGTCGCGTGTCCGCGGTGTTGCTGAGCGCGTGCGCCGTACTGGTGGTCGGGGCTGCGGGACCCCAGACGATGGCCACTTCGGCAGGTGCGACGGTTGCCGCATCGAGCACGGGCCGTCAGTCGGTCGACGGGCCGTCCCCTCGGGAGCCCGGGGTCGGAACAACGCTGTCCCTGACGGGGATCGGCAGTGGCGAGCGGCTCGACGTCACCGTGGTGAAGGTGGTGGACCCGGCGCGCACCGCGAACGAGTTCCTGGTCCCTGATGCGGGCAACCGGTACGTCGCCGTGCAGTTCCGTCTGAAGAACACGGGCGATGATCCGTACAAGGACAGCCCGTCCAACGGCGCCGCGCTGGTCGACGCGGACGGCCAGCATTTCGACGCTGCGCTGATCGCTGAGACCACGGCCGGTCCGTCGTTCCCCGGCGCTCTCTCCATCTCGCCCGGTGACACCGCGCTCGGATTCATCACCTTCGAGCTGCCGACGTCCGCCCGCCCCGTGCAACTGCAGTTCTCCATGAACAGCGGGTTCTCCGATGACGTCGGCGAGTGGTCCTTGGTGTCGCCGCCGAAGTAG
- a CDS encoding alpha/beta fold hydrolase gives MKLHTREWGSGDRVALLVHGIMSDHRTWRRVGPALADKGYRVIGVDLRGHGASGRGAYSPELFADDLVETLPSGAELAVGHSLGGLTLALAAERLAPARAVYSDPAWALGAAGPVDPAVFVEFRNATRATIATLNPRWEEADIDIEVATLAAWDPDTALGLSGPNALDRTPATPTVPSLVQVADPSFLISDELKGELERRGFEVRTVKGAGHTIHRDDFDAFMGSLDGWV, from the coding sequence ATGAAGCTGCACACCCGCGAATGGGGCAGCGGCGACCGCGTCGCCCTCCTGGTCCACGGCATCATGTCGGACCACCGCACCTGGCGCCGCGTGGGTCCGGCCCTCGCCGACAAGGGCTACCGGGTGATCGGCGTCGACCTGCGAGGGCACGGCGCGAGCGGGCGCGGCGCGTACAGCCCTGAGCTCTTCGCGGACGACCTGGTCGAGACGCTGCCGAGCGGGGCCGAGCTCGCGGTCGGGCACTCGCTGGGCGGCCTGACGCTCGCCCTCGCGGCGGAGCGGCTGGCCCCGGCACGCGCCGTCTACTCCGACCCGGCGTGGGCGCTCGGCGCGGCCGGGCCGGTGGACCCTGCGGTGTTCGTCGAGTTCCGGAACGCGACCCGGGCGACGATCGCGACCTTGAACCCGCGCTGGGAGGAGGCCGACATCGACATCGAGGTCGCCACACTGGCCGCCTGGGACCCGGACACCGCACTCGGCCTCTCCGGCCCGAACGCCCTCGACCGCACACCCGCAACGCCGACGGTCCCGTCCCTGGTGCAGGTCGCGGACCCCAGTTTCCTCATCTCCGATGAGCTGAAGGGGGAGTTGGAGCGCCGCGGATTCGAGGTACGGACGGTCAAGGGCGCCGGACACACGATTCACCGCGACGACTTCGATGCGTTCATGGGGTCGCTGGACGGTTGGGTCTAG
- a CDS encoding MFS transporter, whose translation MALSAHQDHTPPEDRTPPDAATRAPRGLMPLLALANTAMYTLYVGVGSVLLPLQIEHIDKADKVAMLGLVSGVSAVFATVFNPIAGALSDRSGRRNPWILGGGVAAVGAMALLGGVRTVLLVTIAWCLGQAVMNVFQAALTSVVPDRVPLAARGKASAAVGIGLPIGATLGALIGSAFADHLRTGYLVLGLFVALSAVLFTAFAREKPKPAAHTRGPVPVPAPAPAPAPAPVKGQLAAFLGALRHHDFRWAFIGRALLVLGYFCVFGYQLYILQDHIDLPSGIEPEDAVAIIAPVNAVAMAVSTVVGGVLSDRMDRRKLFVAASAAISAVALVIPAVSPTWTAMIVFAALNGLGFGCFMAVDNALVSMILPSADDAARDLGVLNMAQAGPQILAPFVASVIVSLCGGSDGGGYTALFVTGAALSVLGALAVRPIRGVR comes from the coding sequence GTGGCCCTTTCCGCTCACCAGGACCACACGCCCCCGGAGGACCGGACTCCGCCGGATGCCGCCACCCGGGCCCCGCGCGGCCTCATGCCCCTCCTGGCCTTGGCCAACACCGCGATGTACACGCTCTACGTCGGCGTGGGCAGCGTGCTGCTGCCGCTCCAGATCGAGCACATCGACAAGGCGGACAAGGTCGCCATGCTCGGCCTCGTCAGCGGCGTCAGCGCGGTCTTCGCCACCGTCTTCAACCCCATAGCGGGCGCTCTCTCCGACCGCAGCGGCCGCCGCAATCCCTGGATACTCGGCGGCGGCGTCGCGGCCGTCGGCGCGATGGCGCTGCTCGGTGGGGTCCGGACGGTGCTGCTCGTGACGATCGCCTGGTGTCTGGGCCAGGCCGTGATGAACGTCTTCCAGGCCGCGCTCACCTCGGTCGTCCCCGACCGCGTACCGCTCGCCGCCCGCGGCAAGGCGTCCGCCGCCGTCGGCATCGGACTGCCGATCGGGGCGACCCTGGGCGCGCTGATCGGCTCGGCGTTCGCCGACCACCTCAGGACCGGATATCTGGTGCTCGGCCTGTTCGTCGCGCTCTCGGCGGTCCTGTTCACCGCCTTCGCGCGCGAGAAGCCGAAGCCGGCGGCGCACACGCGCGGGCCGGTCCCGGTTCCAGCCCCGGCCCCGGCCCCGGCCCCGGCCCCCGTCAAGGGGCAGCTCGCCGCGTTCCTCGGCGCCCTGCGCCACCACGACTTCCGCTGGGCGTTCATCGGGCGCGCGCTGCTGGTGCTGGGCTACTTCTGCGTCTTCGGCTACCAGCTCTACATCCTCCAGGACCACATAGACCTGCCGTCCGGCATCGAGCCCGAGGACGCCGTCGCCATCATCGCCCCCGTGAACGCGGTCGCGATGGCCGTGTCCACCGTCGTCGGCGGCGTACTCTCCGACCGGATGGACCGGCGCAAGCTGTTCGTCGCCGCATCCGCCGCGATCTCCGCGGTCGCCCTCGTCATCCCGGCGGTCTCGCCGACCTGGACCGCGATGATCGTCTTCGCCGCCCTCAACGGCCTGGGCTTCGGCTGCTTCATGGCCGTCGACAACGCGCTGGTCTCCATGATCCTGCCGAGCGCCGACGACGCCGCCCGCGATCTGGGCGTCCTGAACATGGCGCAGGCGGGCCCGCAGATCCTGGCCCCGTTCGTCGCGTCCGTCATCGTCTCGCTCTGCGGGGGCAGTGACGGCGGCGGCTACACGGCCCTGTTCGTCACGGGCGCCGCCCTGTCCGTCCTCGGCGCGCTCGCGGTCCGCCCGATCCGCGGAGTGCGCTGA
- a CDS encoding NADPH-dependent F420 reductase: MRIGVIGTGAIGATLTRKFSAAGHEVQVANSRGPETIDASALEYGAEAVSAADAVRDKDVVILSVPFGRIPSLTDLFAAVPGETVVIDTSNYFPHLSGPIDAVEQGQVESLWVAEQLGRPVVKAWNAALAGTLQTKGVPAGTPGRIALPVAADSEEARRVAMRLVDDSGFDPYDAGVLADSWRQQPMTPAYCTELGLTDLELALERADKAEAPRNRDRQMERFAALTSMPTLDETVELNRSLHR, translated from the coding sequence ATGAGAATTGGCGTTATCGGCACAGGCGCGATCGGGGCCACGCTGACGCGCAAGTTCAGCGCGGCCGGACACGAGGTCCAGGTGGCGAACTCCCGGGGCCCCGAGACGATCGACGCCTCCGCGCTGGAATACGGCGCGGAGGCGGTGAGCGCGGCCGACGCAGTTCGGGACAAGGACGTGGTCATCCTCTCCGTCCCCTTCGGGCGGATCCCGTCCCTGACGGATCTCTTCGCCGCCGTACCCGGCGAGACCGTCGTCATCGACACCTCGAACTACTTCCCCCACCTGAGCGGCCCCATCGACGCGGTGGAGCAGGGCCAGGTGGAGAGCCTGTGGGTCGCCGAGCAACTGGGACGGCCCGTCGTCAAGGCGTGGAACGCCGCCCTGGCCGGCACCTTGCAGACCAAGGGCGTACCGGCCGGAACCCCCGGCCGCATCGCGCTCCCCGTAGCCGCCGACTCCGAGGAGGCGCGGCGCGTGGCCATGCGCCTGGTGGACGACAGCGGCTTCGACCCGTACGACGCCGGCGTGCTGGCCGACTCCTGGCGCCAGCAGCCGATGACGCCCGCCTACTGCACCGAACTGGGCCTGACGGACCTGGAGTTGGCCTTGGAACGGGCTGACAAGGCCGAGGCCCCGCGCAACCGGGACCGCCAGATGGAGCGCTTCGCCGCCCTCACCTCCATGCCCACGCTGGACGAGACCGTCGAGCTCAACCGCTCCCTCCACCGCTGA